Proteins encoded by one window of Cyanobium sp. NS01:
- a CDS encoding MBL fold metallo-hydrolase — protein MSSAPEVCGLEATYFGANGWLLQFDQLRVLVDPWLTGTLEFPPGPWLFRGELPRPWPAPERLDLLLLTQGLPDHCHPASLALLDPQLPVVASPTAACRARELGFQQVTALAPGQSYSIQGLTILATAGAPVPQVENGYRLEHAAGSLYLEPHGYLDPSLAAEPLDAVITPVVDLGLPLAGAFVRGRQVLPQLLERLRPSTVLASTAGGEVRFDGLLSRALWQRGSAAEAAGAIAAVAEPARFIDPIPGEPYRLTRPG, from the coding sequence ATGTCTTCCGCCCCCGAGGTCTGCGGACTCGAAGCCACCTACTTCGGCGCCAACGGTTGGCTGCTGCAGTTCGACCAGCTGAGGGTGCTGGTGGACCCCTGGCTCACCGGAACCCTGGAGTTCCCGCCGGGCCCCTGGCTGTTCCGCGGAGAGTTGCCCCGCCCCTGGCCCGCCCCGGAACGGCTGGATCTGCTGCTGCTCACCCAGGGCCTGCCCGACCACTGCCATCCCGCCAGCCTGGCGCTGCTGGATCCGCAGCTGCCCGTGGTGGCCTCCCCCACGGCGGCCTGCCGCGCTCGGGAGCTGGGTTTTCAGCAGGTGACCGCCCTGGCCCCAGGTCAGTCCTACAGCATCCAAGGGCTCACCATCCTTGCCACGGCAGGGGCCCCGGTGCCCCAGGTGGAGAACGGCTACCGGCTTGAGCATGCCGCCGGCAGCCTCTACCTCGAGCCCCACGGCTACCTCGATCCCAGCCTGGCGGCCGAACCCCTCGATGCGGTGATCACGCCGGTGGTGGACCTGGGCCTTCCCCTGGCCGGGGCCTTTGTGCGGGGCCGGCAGGTGTTGCCCCAGCTGCTGGAGCGGCTGCGGCCCTCCACCGTGCTGGCCAGCACGGCCGGTGGCGAGGTGCGTTTCGATGGCCTGCTCAGCCGCGCCCTCTGGCAGCGGGGTAGTGCAGCCGAGGCTGCCGGAGCCATCGCCGCCGTAGCTGAGCCTGCGCGCTTCATTGATCCGATCCCCGGCGAGCCCTACCGGCTGACGCGGCCAGGGTGA
- a CDS encoding site-specific integrase, which produces MRGGKLSLRGPLPCRTGAGHDRVQRLSLALPATAAGVGEALERLREAQRQLELGQFDWARWSRRPAHRPAKSAGGGASPAPGDADGWGAQVQAFKLAFFADPRRRLNPAGSRTTWSAAYRPYLRRLLQLSSEAPGARSESLLRRTLESYAPGSRSRQQCGTALAALARERQLELPPDWAAQASGYGLHLARYRQLPSDTEILGLLERIPNPGWRLVYGLLATYGLRNHEAFFADLSALAPGADRVIRVLPTSKTGEHQVWPFQPHWVDHFGLAALAGGGAALPPVTTNLGHTTLQQVGRRVAEQFRRYALPITPYDLRHAWAVRTIHIGLPDTVAARMMGHSVAIHTRTYHHWITRRDQQQAVDAALARGRSE; this is translated from the coding sequence ATGCGCGGTGGCAAGCTCAGCCTGCGGGGCCCCCTGCCCTGCCGCACCGGGGCCGGGCACGACCGGGTGCAGCGGCTGAGCCTGGCCCTTCCCGCCACAGCGGCCGGGGTGGGGGAGGCCCTCGAGAGGCTGCGGGAGGCGCAGCGCCAGCTGGAGCTGGGCCAGTTCGACTGGGCCCGCTGGAGCCGGCGCCCGGCGCACCGGCCCGCCAAGTCCGCCGGGGGGGGCGCCAGTCCGGCACCCGGCGACGCCGACGGCTGGGGCGCCCAGGTGCAGGCCTTCAAGCTGGCCTTCTTCGCCGATCCGCGCCGGCGCCTCAACCCCGCCGGCAGCCGCACCACCTGGAGTGCCGCCTACCGCCCCTACCTGCGGCGGTTGCTGCAGCTGAGCTCCGAGGCGCCTGGAGCCCGCAGCGAGAGCCTGTTGCGCCGCACCCTCGAGAGCTACGCCCCGGGCAGCCGCAGCCGTCAGCAGTGCGGCACGGCCCTGGCCGCCCTGGCCCGCGAGCGCCAGCTGGAGCTCCCCCCGGACTGGGCCGCCCAGGCCAGCGGCTATGGGCTGCACCTGGCCCGCTACCGCCAGCTGCCCAGCGACACCGAGATCCTGGGGTTGCTGGAGCGCATCCCCAACCCCGGCTGGCGGCTGGTGTACGGGCTGCTGGCCACCTACGGCCTGCGCAACCACGAGGCGTTCTTCGCCGATCTCTCCGCTCTGGCCCCGGGGGCTGACCGGGTGATCCGAGTGCTGCCCACCAGCAAGACCGGGGAACACCAGGTGTGGCCGTTTCAGCCGCACTGGGTGGATCACTTCGGCCTGGCGGCCCTCGCTGGCGGCGGCGCCGCCCTGCCGCCGGTGACCACCAACTTGGGGCACACCACCCTGCAGCAGGTAGGCCGGCGGGTGGCGGAGCAGTTCCGGCGTTACGCGCTGCCGATCACCCCCTACGACCTGCGCCACGCCTGGGCCGTGCGCACGATCCACATCGGCCTGCCCGACACTGTGGCGGCCCGCATGATGGGCCACTCCGTGGCGATCCACACCCGCACTTACCACCACTGGATCACCCGCCGCGACCAGCAGCAGGCCGTCGATGCGGCCCTGGCCCGGGGCAGGTCAGAGTGA
- a CDS encoding M23 family metallopeptidase, with the protein MAVLRAAGRAAGRALTPARLLLASLVLTPLLAGPPSARAESWRLGAFPVASFAGFTSAFGMRVHPIGGDVRPHYGLDIAAPLGSPVRSWWGGVVQEVINDGGCGVGLVIRSGAYEHIYCHLAGRGSAGVYRSGAVQLRVGQGVRTAQLIGHVGMSGSTTGPHLHWGLRHGGRWIDPAQVLRAMARARQAPKTAPAPRVAGVR; encoded by the coding sequence ATGGCCGTGCTCAGGGCCGCAGGGAGGGCAGCAGGGAGGGCACTGACGCCGGCACGCCTGCTGCTGGCCTCCCTGGTGCTGACGCCCCTGCTGGCCGGCCCGCCCTCCGCCCGTGCCGAAAGCTGGCGGCTCGGGGCCTTCCCCGTGGCCAGCTTCGCCGGCTTCACCAGCGCTTTCGGCATGCGCGTGCACCCGATCGGGGGCGACGTGCGCCCCCACTACGGTCTGGACATCGCCGCTCCCCTGGGCTCCCCGGTGCGCAGCTGGTGGGGCGGCGTGGTGCAGGAGGTGATCAACGACGGCGGCTGCGGCGTGGGGCTGGTGATCCGCTCCGGGGCCTATGAGCACATCTATTGCCACCTGGCGGGCCGGGGCTCAGCAGGTGTCTACCGCAGCGGCGCGGTGCAGCTCAGGGTGGGCCAGGGCGTGCGCACCGCCCAGCTGATCGGCCATGTGGGGATGAGCGGCAGCACCACCGGCCCCCACCTGCACTGGGGGTTGCGCCACGGCGGGCGCTGGATCGATCCAGCCCAGGTGCTGCGGGCCATGGCCCGGGCCAGACAAGCTCCAAAAACCGCTCCAGCGCCTAGGGTTGCTGGTGTCCGATAG
- the ilvB gene encoding biosynthetic-type acetolactate synthase large subunit, whose amino-acid sequence MDALHRHGVEHIFGYPGGAILPIYDELHQAESRGWLKHILVRHEQGGTHAADGYARATGKVGVCFGTSGPGATNLVTGIATAHMDSVPMVVITGQVPRASIGTDAFQETDIFGITLPIVKHSWVVRDPREIGRIVAEAFFIAATGRPGPVLIDVPKDVGAEQFDYVPVEPGTAIPAGFRLPPRPDPDRIHQALDLIGQARRPLLYVGGGAISSGAHDQVRQLAEAFRLPVTTTLMGKGAFDETHPLSVGMLGMHGTAYANFAVTECDLLIATGARFDDRVTGRLDGFAPRAQVIHIDIDAAEVGKTRVPDVPLVGDVRQALEGLLQAAGVDGSGTDRSQGRTEAWLERIDSWKHQYPLVTPAPEGEIAPQEVMIALQELAPSAYVSTDVGQHQMWAAQYLHNGPRRWISSAGLGTMGYGMPAAMGVQTAFPDQQVICVAGDASILMNIQELGTLAQYNLAVKVVVINNGWQGMVRQWQESFYDERYSASEMTGGMPNFEALAEAFGVRGVLITERSSLRQQLQEALDHPGPAFIDVKVRRNENCYPMVPPGASNAQMVGLPSHPELAIDTTRQCNSCGISTASDHRFCPSCGAKL is encoded by the coding sequence ATGGATGCCCTGCACCGCCATGGGGTGGAGCACATCTTCGGCTACCCCGGCGGGGCGATCCTGCCCATCTACGACGAGCTGCACCAGGCCGAGAGCCGCGGCTGGCTCAAGCACATCCTGGTGCGCCACGAGCAGGGGGGCACCCATGCCGCCGACGGCTACGCCCGGGCCACCGGCAAGGTGGGCGTGTGTTTCGGCACCTCCGGGCCCGGGGCCACCAATCTGGTCACGGGCATCGCCACCGCCCACATGGACTCGGTGCCCATGGTGGTGATCACCGGCCAGGTGCCACGGGCCTCGATCGGCACCGACGCCTTTCAGGAAACCGACATCTTCGGCATCACCCTGCCGATCGTGAAGCACTCCTGGGTGGTGCGCGATCCGCGCGAGATCGGTCGCATCGTGGCTGAGGCCTTCTTCATCGCCGCCACCGGCCGGCCCGGTCCGGTGCTGATCGACGTGCCCAAGGACGTGGGCGCCGAACAGTTCGACTACGTGCCCGTGGAGCCCGGCACGGCCATTCCGGCGGGCTTCCGCCTGCCCCCCCGGCCCGATCCCGACCGGATCCACCAGGCCCTGGACCTGATCGGCCAGGCTCGCCGCCCCCTGCTCTATGTGGGCGGTGGCGCCATCAGCAGTGGCGCCCACGACCAGGTGCGCCAGCTGGCCGAGGCCTTCCGCCTGCCCGTCACCACCACCTTGATGGGCAAAGGCGCCTTCGATGAAACCCACCCCTTGTCCGTGGGCATGCTGGGCATGCACGGCACCGCCTACGCCAACTTCGCCGTCACCGAGTGCGACCTGCTGATCGCCACGGGCGCCCGCTTCGATGACCGGGTGACCGGCAGGCTGGATGGCTTCGCCCCACGGGCCCAGGTGATTCACATCGACATCGACGCCGCTGAGGTGGGCAAGACTCGGGTGCCCGATGTGCCGCTCGTGGGCGACGTGCGCCAGGCGCTCGAAGGCCTGCTCCAGGCCGCCGGCGTCGACGGCTCCGGCACCGACCGCTCCCAGGGCCGCACCGAGGCCTGGCTGGAGCGCATCGACAGCTGGAAGCACCAGTACCCCCTGGTGACGCCGGCTCCGGAGGGTGAGATCGCCCCCCAGGAGGTGATGATCGCCCTGCAGGAGCTGGCCCCCAGTGCCTACGTCAGCACCGATGTGGGCCAGCATCAGATGTGGGCGGCCCAGTACCTGCACAACGGACCGCGCCGCTGGATCAGCAGTGCCGGCCTGGGCACGATGGGTTACGGCATGCCCGCGGCCATGGGCGTGCAGACCGCCTTCCCCGACCAGCAGGTGATCTGTGTGGCCGGCGATGCCTCGATCCTGATGAACATCCAGGAGCTCGGCACCCTGGCCCAGTACAACCTGGCCGTGAAGGTGGTGGTGATCAACAACGGCTGGCAGGGGATGGTGCGCCAGTGGCAGGAGAGCTTCTACGACGAGCGCTATTCCGCCTCCGAAATGACCGGTGGGATGCCGAACTTCGAAGCTCTGGCTGAGGCCTTCGGGGTGCGCGGCGTGTTGATCACCGAGCGCTCCAGCCTGCGCCAACAACTCCAGGAAGCCCTCGACCACCCCGGCCCGGCCTTCATCGACGTGAAGGTGCGCCGCAACGAGAACTGCTACCCGATGGTTCCCCCCGGCGCCAGCAATGCCCAGATGGTGGGGCTCCCCTCCCACCCTGAACTCGCCATCGACACCACCAGGCAATGCAACAGCTGCGGCATCAGTACAGCCAGCGACCACCGCTTCTGCCCCAGCTGCGGCGCCAAGCTCTGA
- a CDS encoding GIVxVP protein, translating into MSLNRTAKGVVLVPTLLLGGAFLAAAVWSDGPGGDNRTLAAVLGGLLMGSGLLAQLLPEPAAENVRDSQRTEDQS; encoded by the coding sequence ATGAGCCTGAATCGCACCGCCAAGGGGGTTGTGCTGGTGCCCACCCTGCTGCTGGGGGGCGCCTTCCTGGCGGCTGCCGTGTGGAGTGACGGGCCAGGGGGCGACAACCGCACCCTGGCCGCCGTGCTGGGCGGCCTGCTGATGGGCTCCGGGCTGCTGGCCCAGCTGCTGCCGGAGCCCGCCGCGGAGAACGTCCGCGACAGTCAGCGAACAGAAGACCAGTCCTGA
- the hemH gene encoding ferrochelatase, with protein MAKVGVLLLNLGGPERIQDVGPFLYNLFSDPEIIRLPNPALQKPLAWLISSLRAGKSQEAYRSIGGGSPLRRITEQQARELQSSLRQRGIEATSYVAMRYWHPFTESAVADIKADGVDEVVVLPLYPHFSISTSGSSFRELKRLRQADPGFERLPIRCIRSYYDDPGYISAMAGLIAREIEQCPDPATAHVFFSAHGVPKSYVAEAGDPYQREIETCAELIMARLKADLGHSNPSTLAYQSRVGPVEWLRPYTDEALEDLGAQGVKDLVVVPISFVSEHIETLEEIDIEYREIATEAGITNFRRVPALDTTPAFITGLADLVQHALEGPEVNLDQAAALPTKVKLYPQDKWAWGWNNSSEVWNGRLAMVGFSAFLLELLSGRGPLHALGLL; from the coding sequence ATGGCCAAGGTTGGCGTGCTGCTGCTGAACCTCGGGGGTCCCGAGCGGATCCAGGACGTGGGGCCGTTTCTGTACAACCTTTTCTCCGATCCGGAGATCATCCGGCTGCCCAATCCAGCCCTGCAGAAGCCCCTGGCCTGGCTGATCAGCAGCCTGCGGGCCGGCAAGTCCCAGGAGGCCTACCGCTCCATCGGCGGCGGCTCACCCCTGCGTCGCATCACCGAGCAGCAGGCGCGGGAGCTGCAGAGCAGCCTGCGCCAGCGGGGCATCGAGGCCACCAGCTACGTGGCGATGCGCTACTGGCACCCCTTCACCGAGTCGGCCGTGGCCGACATCAAGGCCGACGGTGTGGATGAGGTGGTGGTGCTGCCCCTCTACCCCCACTTCTCGATCAGCACCAGCGGCTCCAGCTTCCGGGAGCTCAAACGCCTGCGCCAGGCCGACCCCGGCTTCGAGCGGCTGCCGATCCGCTGCATCCGCAGCTACTACGACGACCCCGGCTACATCAGCGCCATGGCGGGCTTGATCGCCAGGGAGATCGAGCAGTGCCCTGACCCGGCCACGGCCCATGTGTTCTTCAGCGCCCATGGCGTGCCCAAGAGCTACGTGGCCGAGGCCGGCGACCCCTACCAGCGGGAGATCGAAACCTGCGCCGAGCTGATCATGGCCAGGCTGAAAGCTGATCTGGGCCACTCCAACCCCTCCACCCTGGCCTACCAGAGCCGGGTGGGCCCGGTGGAGTGGCTGCGGCCCTACACCGACGAGGCCCTCGAAGACCTCGGCGCCCAGGGCGTGAAGGACCTGGTGGTGGTGCCGATCAGCTTCGTGAGCGAGCACATCGAGACGCTCGAAGAGATCGACATCGAATACCGCGAGATCGCCACGGAGGCAGGCATCACCAACTTCCGGCGGGTGCCGGCCCTGGACACCACGCCGGCCTTCATCACCGGCCTCGCCGACCTGGTGCAGCACGCCCTGGAGGGACCGGAAGTGAACCTGGATCAGGCCGCCGCCCTGCCCACCAAGGTGAAGCTCTATCCCCAGGACAAGTGGGCCTGGGGCTGGAACAACAGTTCCGAAGTGTGGAACGGCAGGCTGGCCATGGTGGGCTTCTCCGCCTTCCTGCTGGAACTGCTCAGTGGACGAGGACCGCTCCATGCCCTTGGGCTGCTCTGA
- the ppsA gene encoding phosphoenolpyruvate synthase: protein MAPADPLVLPLAAVDLKALPQVGGKNASLGEMIRELGSQGVRVPGGFATTAAAYRHFLAVNGLEPQLKDLLDGLDSSDLGALQAAGAACRALLLRSPLPPDLQQAIVEAFRALEPDGAPPAVAVRSSATAEDLPQASFAGQQDTFLNVRGEQALLAACRRCYASLFTDRAISYRQIHGFEHLEVALSIGVQRMVRSDLAASGVMFSIDTETGFRDAVLLTAAYGLGETVVQGAVNPDEYLIFKPTLEQGFDAIVHRRLGSKAIRMVYADPPPSGGGAPEPGHASTLTQPVPEQERCRFAISDAEALQLARWACAIERHYSAQRGAPTPMDIEWAKDGGSGALYVLQARPETVESRRSAAVLKTWHLAPHSAEPLAQGRAIGASVSSGRARILSHPGEIARFSPGEVLVTERTDPDWEPILKRASAVITDQGGRTCHAAIIAREMGITAIVGTGDGSRRIPDGEEVTASCCEGDQGRVYRGALPFSVEESPLDDLPSTRTRILMNVGNPEEAFKLAAIPCDGVGLARLEFIIANHIRVHPLALLEPERVTDAGERQAIARLTAGYAEASEYYVDRLAQGMARLAAAFYPRPVILRFSDFKSNEYARLLGGGGFEPREDNPMLGWRGASRYYAPAFRAAFGLECRALRRVREAMGLVNVIPMVPFCRTPEEGDRVLAEMAQHGLVRGQHGLQVYVMCELPSNVISAEAFAERFDGFSIGSNDLTQLTLGLDRDSALVADLFDERDAAVKAMIQLAIRTAHRCGRKIGLCGQAPSDHPDFAAFLVEEGIDSISLNPDAVLSSRIAVAAIEAELAGRSGAC from the coding sequence ATGGCCCCTGCCGACCCCCTGGTGCTGCCGCTGGCAGCGGTGGATCTGAAGGCCCTGCCCCAGGTGGGCGGCAAGAACGCCTCCCTCGGAGAGATGATCCGGGAGCTCGGCAGCCAGGGGGTGCGGGTGCCCGGCGGCTTTGCCACCACGGCGGCCGCCTACCGCCACTTCCTCGCCGTCAACGGCCTCGAACCCCAGCTCAAAGACCTGCTGGATGGGCTCGACAGCAGTGATCTCGGCGCCCTGCAGGCCGCAGGCGCGGCCTGCAGGGCGCTGCTGCTCCGCTCCCCCCTGCCGCCAGATCTGCAGCAGGCGATTGTGGAGGCCTTCCGCGCCCTGGAGCCCGACGGCGCACCGCCGGCAGTGGCCGTGCGCTCCAGCGCCACGGCCGAAGACCTGCCCCAGGCCTCCTTCGCGGGCCAGCAGGACACCTTCCTCAACGTGCGCGGTGAACAGGCCCTGCTGGCCGCCTGCCGCCGCTGCTACGCCTCCCTGTTCACCGACCGGGCCATCTCCTATCGCCAGATCCACGGCTTCGAGCATCTGGAGGTGGCCCTCTCGATCGGCGTGCAGCGGATGGTGCGCTCCGACCTGGCCGCCTCAGGCGTGATGTTCAGCATCGACACCGAGACGGGCTTTCGTGACGCGGTGCTGCTCACCGCCGCCTACGGCCTGGGGGAAACGGTGGTGCAGGGCGCGGTGAACCCCGATGAATATCTGATCTTCAAGCCCACCCTGGAGCAGGGATTTGACGCGATCGTGCACCGGCGCCTGGGCAGCAAGGCGATCCGGATGGTCTACGCCGACCCCCCTCCGAGCGGCGGCGGCGCCCCCGAGCCCGGCCATGCCAGCACCCTCACCCAGCCGGTGCCGGAGCAGGAACGCTGCCGCTTCGCCATCAGCGATGCCGAAGCCCTGCAGCTGGCCCGCTGGGCCTGTGCGATCGAGCGCCACTACAGCGCCCAGCGGGGTGCCCCCACCCCCATGGACATCGAGTGGGCCAAGGACGGCGGCAGCGGTGCGCTGTACGTCCTGCAGGCCCGGCCGGAAACGGTGGAATCCCGCCGATCAGCCGCGGTGTTGAAAACCTGGCATCTGGCACCCCACAGCGCCGAGCCACTCGCCCAGGGGAGAGCGATCGGCGCCTCGGTGAGCAGCGGGCGGGCCCGGATCCTCAGCCATCCCGGCGAGATCGCCCGGTTCTCCCCGGGGGAGGTGCTCGTCACCGAGCGCACCGATCCCGACTGGGAGCCGATCCTCAAACGGGCCAGCGCCGTGATCACCGACCAGGGCGGCCGCACCTGCCACGCGGCGATCATTGCCCGCGAGATGGGGATCACGGCCATCGTCGGCACCGGCGACGGCAGCCGCCGCATCCCCGATGGGGAAGAGGTGACCGCCAGCTGCTGCGAGGGCGATCAGGGCCGGGTGTACCGCGGCGCCCTGCCCTTCAGCGTGGAGGAGAGCCCCCTGGACGACCTGCCCTCCACCCGCACCCGGATCCTGATGAACGTGGGCAACCCCGAGGAGGCCTTCAAGCTGGCGGCCATCCCCTGTGACGGGGTGGGGCTGGCCCGGTTGGAGTTCATCATCGCCAACCACATCCGGGTGCATCCGCTGGCCCTGCTGGAGCCGGAACGGGTGACGGACGCCGGTGAGCGCCAGGCGATCGCCCGCCTCACCGCCGGCTATGCCGAGGCGAGTGAGTACTACGTGGATCGGCTGGCCCAGGGCATGGCGCGCCTTGCCGCGGCGTTCTACCCGCGACCGGTGATCCTGCGCTTCTCCGACTTCAAGAGCAACGAGTACGCCCGGCTCCTGGGCGGCGGCGGCTTCGAACCCCGCGAGGACAACCCCATGCTCGGCTGGCGCGGCGCCTCCCGCTACTACGCCCCGGCCTTTCGAGCGGCGTTCGGCCTCGAGTGCCGTGCCCTGCGGCGGGTGCGGGAGGCGATGGGGCTGGTGAACGTGATTCCGATGGTGCCCTTCTGCCGCACCCCCGAGGAGGGGGATCGGGTGTTGGCCGAGATGGCGCAGCACGGACTGGTGCGCGGCCAACACGGCCTGCAGGTGTACGTGATGTGCGAACTGCCCAGCAACGTGATCAGCGCCGAGGCCTTCGCCGAGCGCTTCGATGGCTTCTCGATCGGCTCCAACGACCTCACCCAGCTCACCCTGGGGCTGGATCGCGATTCAGCCCTGGTGGCTGATCTGTTCGACGAACGCGACGCCGCGGTGAAGGCGATGATCCAGCTGGCGATCCGCACGGCCCACCGCTGCGGCCGCAAGATCGGCCTCTGCGGTCAGGCCCCCAGCGACCATCCCGACTTCGCCGCCTTCCTGGTGGAAGAGGGCATCGATTCGATCAGCCTCAACCCCGATGCCGTGCTCAGCAGCCGCATCGCCGTGGCCGCGATCGAAGCCGAGCTGGCGGGCCGCAGTGGTGCCTGCTGA
- the cobO gene encoding cob(I)yrinic acid a,c-diamide adenosyltransferase: protein MPDSSLDQIAQDLGPGGALAPEPDQEGYKRRMARRKEVQQQRVGERSLEKGLVLVFTGQGKGKTTAALGLVLRTLGHDEKVAVVQFIKGGWQPGEARALAVFGEALHWHALGEGFTWETQDRERDRALVQKAWERSCAYLADPERKLVVLDEVNVALKLGYLAVDQLLEGLALRPPLTHVALTGRGAPPQLLERADLVTEMTLVRHPFREQGVKAQAGIEY from the coding sequence ATGCCGGATTCCAGCCTCGATCAGATCGCCCAGGACCTCGGCCCCGGCGGCGCCCTCGCCCCCGAGCCTGACCAGGAGGGCTACAAGCGCCGCATGGCCCGCCGCAAGGAGGTGCAGCAGCAGCGGGTGGGGGAGCGCTCCCTGGAGAAGGGGCTGGTACTGGTGTTCACCGGCCAGGGCAAGGGCAAGACCACGGCGGCCCTGGGCCTGGTGCTGCGCACCCTGGGCCACGACGAGAAGGTGGCGGTGGTGCAGTTCATCAAGGGCGGCTGGCAGCCCGGCGAGGCCCGGGCCCTGGCCGTGTTCGGAGAGGCCCTGCACTGGCATGCCCTCGGCGAGGGCTTCACCTGGGAAACCCAGGACCGTGAGCGCGACCGGGCCCTGGTGCAGAAGGCCTGGGAGCGCTCCTGCGCCTACCTCGCTGACCCGGAGCGCAAGCTGGTGGTGCTCGATGAGGTGAACGTGGCCCTCAAGCTGGGCTACCTGGCGGTGGACCAGCTGCTGGAGGGCCTGGCCCTGCGGCCGCCCCTCACCCACGTCGCCCTCACCGGACGCGGCGCCCCGCCGCAGCTGCTGGAGCGGGCCGATCTCGTCACCGAGATGACCCTGGTGCGCCATCCGTTCCGGGAGCAGGGCGTCAAGGCCCAGGCCGGCATCGAATACTGA